From a single Chloroflexota bacterium genomic region:
- a CDS encoding ferredoxin family protein: MTYVIAEPCIDIKDNSCVDVCPVDCIHSDDDSAQFFIDPDECIECGACEPVCPVTAIFFEDDLPDEWRNYIQTNADFFANQ; encoded by the coding sequence ATGACGTACGTGATTGCCGAACCCTGCATCGACATTAAAGACAACTCGTGTGTAGATGTCTGTCCCGTGGACTGTATCCACTCCGACGACGATTCGGCGCAGTTCTTTATTGATCCGGATGAATGTATCGAGTGTGGTGCATGTGAGCCGGTCTGCCCGGTGACGGCAATCTTCTTCGAAGACGATCTGCCGGACGAATGGCGAAACTACATTCAGACCAATGCAGACTTCTTTGCCAACCAATAG
- a CDS encoding histidine phosphatase family protein, producing the protein MKLLTLIRHAKSSWKQYGVEDSARPLNGRGKRDAAMMGQRLAAIGFLPDAFLTSPAKRARGTARRLAKEIGFPKSHIALEEEIYHAMSDRLLNLIRRLDDSRDHVALVGHNPGFTELSGLLSQDYIGDVPTCGVVRLELDVSSWQEVERNCGRLLDFDFPKRDAHREDSGAPAS; encoded by the coding sequence ATGAAGCTGCTCACACTAATCCGGCATGCGAAGTCTAGCTGGAAACAGTATGGCGTGGAGGACTCTGCGCGACCTCTCAACGGCCGAGGTAAACGGGACGCCGCTATGATGGGCCAGCGGCTGGCGGCAATCGGCTTCTTGCCCGACGCATTCCTCACCAGTCCTGCCAAGCGCGCCCGCGGCACTGCCAGGCGCTTGGCCAAAGAGATAGGTTTCCCGAAGTCCCACATTGCACTCGAGGAAGAAATCTATCACGCAATGTCGGACAGGTTGCTCAACCTCATTCGAAGGTTGGATGATTCTCGTGACCACGTGGCGCTAGTTGGCCACAATCCGGGTTTTACCGAGCTCAGCGGCCTCTTGAGCCAGGATTACATTGGCGATGTCCCTACCTGCGGAGTTGTCCGCCTGGAACTTGACGTTTCGTCGTGGCAAGAGGTGGAGAGAAACTGTGGTAGGTTGCTTGACTTCGACTTCCCCAAGCGCGATGCCCACCGGGAAGATTCCGGTGCTCCGGCGAGCTGA
- the rpe gene encoding ribulose-phosphate 3-epimerase, producing MSRHRVSIAPSVLAADFGRFAENVTAAHSAGAHYIHFDVMDAHFVPNLSFGPAVIQSVRQASSRLFDVHLMVTEPLRHLELFLGSEGDLFTMHVEACADVAGTIQAFRNAGKRVGLAIKPGTPVEAILPYLADLDLALVMTVEPGWGGQAFMPEMLEKVRVLRSAIDRSDLDVRLQVDGGIDAESAVAAVSVGADVLVAGSSIFTPDITVAAAMDRMTGALRQAHVSLAPLED from the coding sequence ATGTCGCGCCACCGCGTTAGCATAGCGCCTTCTGTGCTTGCGGCCGACTTCGGCCGTTTCGCGGAGAACGTGACAGCGGCCCACTCCGCCGGCGCACACTACATCCATTTTGATGTCATGGATGCCCACTTTGTGCCGAATCTCAGCTTTGGACCGGCGGTTATCCAAAGCGTACGGCAAGCGTCGTCACGCCTCTTTGACGTCCACCTCATGGTCACGGAGCCTTTGCGCCATCTGGAGTTGTTCCTTGGCAGCGAGGGCGATCTGTTCACGATGCACGTTGAAGCATGCGCGGATGTAGCCGGTACCATCCAAGCGTTCCGCAATGCCGGGAAACGGGTCGGACTGGCAATTAAGCCCGGCACGCCGGTGGAAGCAATCCTGCCGTATCTCGCCGACCTTGATCTTGCTTTGGTAATGACCGTGGAGCCGGGCTGGGGAGGGCAAGCTTTCATGCCGGAAATGCTTGAGAAAGTTCGTGTGCTCCGCAGCGCCATAGATCGGAGCGACCTGGACGTCCGGCTTCAGGTGGACGGCGGCATAGATGCAGAATCGGCAGTGGCTGCGGTCTCGGTAGGCGCTGACGTGCTGGTCGCCGGTTCTTCCATTTTCACGCCTGACATTACAGTGGCTGCAGCAATGGATCGTATGACTGGCGCCTTGCGGCAGGCGCACGTTTCGCTCGCGCCGCTTGAGGACTAG
- the mltG gene encoding endolytic transglycosylase MltG, translated as MGNYVTRRILLRTIIVAAPVSLAAGCGIGDRIADAVAGPESEDNTEVVLEIPLGSTTEQIANQLRDAGVIRSALAFRLRARQSGLDGSFQAGQHVLRRNMSADEAIQALQKAEVQDRALTLIEGWRREEIAAYLQTQRLLNASEFLALTASANYERDFLADLPATSTLEGFLFPDTYRIENETTTTQFIESLLDQFSRKIGGGVDNGFQANGLSTYQAVTLAAIVEREAQVAAERPVIASVFYNRLRIGMPLQADPTVQYALGYQESEGRWWKRALTYDDLRVASPFNTYANAGLPPGPICNPGLASLQAVSAPATTDFYYFVAVGDGSHVFSRTLDEHNANVRKYQSS; from the coding sequence ATGGGAAACTACGTAACGCGGCGCATTTTACTTCGCACGATTATTGTGGCGGCTCCTGTCTCGCTGGCTGCAGGCTGCGGGATTGGGGATCGGATTGCCGACGCCGTTGCCGGCCCGGAGAGCGAAGACAACACCGAGGTTGTCCTAGAAATTCCTCTCGGCAGTACCACGGAACAGATAGCAAATCAGTTAAGGGATGCGGGAGTAATCCGTAGTGCTTTGGCGTTCCGCCTGCGTGCACGCCAAAGCGGCCTGGACGGGTCCTTTCAGGCCGGTCAACACGTGTTGCGCCGGAACATGAGCGCTGACGAAGCTATCCAGGCGCTGCAGAAAGCGGAAGTACAGGACAGGGCACTGACTCTCATCGAAGGCTGGCGACGGGAGGAAATCGCGGCGTACCTGCAAACGCAGCGTCTGCTCAACGCAAGTGAGTTTCTCGCACTAACTGCAAGCGCGAATTACGAGCGTGATTTCTTGGCAGATCTACCGGCTACATCCACACTGGAAGGCTTTCTCTTTCCCGATACGTATCGCATTGAGAACGAGACTACGACAACTCAATTCATCGAGAGTCTCTTGGATCAGTTTTCTCGCAAGATTGGCGGCGGGGTGGACAATGGCTTCCAGGCAAACGGGCTGAGCACGTACCAAGCAGTTACCCTGGCTGCTATCGTCGAACGCGAAGCGCAAGTTGCAGCCGAACGCCCTGTGATTGCGAGCGTCTTCTATAATCGTCTGCGCATAGGCATGCCCTTGCAAGCAGATCCCACCGTTCAGTATGCCCTTGGCTATCAAGAGTCAGAAGGACGGTGGTGGAAGCGAGCGCTGACCTATGACGATCTGAGAGTAGCGTCACCGTTTAACACCTATGCGAACGCAGGTCTACCGCCCGGCCCCATTTGCAATCCCGGCCTGGCCTCGCTGCAAGCAGTGTCGGCTCCCGCAACAACTGACTTCTACTATTTTGTGGCGGTCGGTGACGGTTCCCATGTCTTTAGTCGCACGCTCGATGAGCATAATGCCAACGTGCGCAAGTACCAGTCTTCCTGA
- a CDS encoding Gfo/Idh/MocA family oxidoreductase — MLKFGVFGYGMIADVHAEGLAHIDGVELVAVCGPREDGAREFAGKFGIENVYTDPARLLAHDEINGVLVDAPDAFHHDLVMRSVRAGKHIFCEKPLAVTIEEAREMYEAAKQANLRTVVGFSNRWNIAANNIRKLIEDDVIGEVVHVHGQSLNTALVRSPKPRFTWRTDARRTGTGILGDLGSHHIDLAHFLVGDITEVCANMKTFTPQVYGDDGTPHPHDLDDDTIVLMQLANGAHGTLGLSRLGSVHSNFPVGRRHFMINGRKGGILYENGQGVLYLPGQEGEPIPGAPPTVDKGHGGQLLAGGMKQMETFVQSVRDDREISPTFTEGLKTQEVLHAVVESSQSRSWVSIPRVD, encoded by the coding sequence ATGCTGAAATTCGGAGTCTTTGGCTACGGCATGATTGCAGACGTGCATGCGGAGGGTCTGGCGCACATTGACGGCGTGGAACTCGTCGCCGTATGCGGCCCTCGCGAAGACGGTGCGCGGGAGTTTGCGGGCAAGTTTGGCATAGAGAACGTTTATACGGACCCCGCACGGCTTCTTGCCCATGATGAAATCAACGGAGTCCTGGTGGATGCGCCGGACGCATTTCACCATGATCTCGTCATGCGTTCCGTACGCGCCGGAAAGCACATTTTCTGCGAAAAGCCGCTGGCGGTCACGATTGAAGAGGCGCGGGAGATGTACGAGGCGGCAAAGCAGGCCAATCTTCGCACGGTGGTGGGGTTTTCAAATCGCTGGAACATAGCGGCCAACAATATCCGCAAACTCATCGAAGATGATGTGATTGGGGAGGTAGTGCACGTGCACGGGCAGAGCCTCAATACGGCGCTCGTGCGGTCACCCAAACCCCGCTTCACCTGGCGCACCGACGCGAGGCGTACCGGCACCGGCATCTTGGGAGACCTGGGATCTCACCACATTGACCTTGCGCACTTCCTCGTGGGCGACATTACCGAAGTCTGCGCAAACATGAAGACTTTCACGCCGCAGGTCTATGGCGATGACGGCACGCCTCATCCGCACGACCTTGACGACGACACGATTGTGCTGATGCAGCTCGCCAATGGCGCACACGGGACTCTCGGCCTCAGCAGGCTCGGATCAGTGCATTCCAACTTCCCGGTGGGCCGCCGGCACTTCATGATTAACGGTCGCAAAGGCGGCATCCTCTATGAGAACGGCCAAGGAGTGCTCTACCTGCCGGGGCAGGAAGGTGAGCCGATCCCCGGTGCGCCGCCTACGGTGGACAAAGGACATGGAGGGCAGCTCTTGGCAGGCGGCATGAAGCAAATGGAGACTTTTGTCCAATCCGTCCGTGATGACCGCGAGATTTCACCAACTTTTACCGAGGGACTGAAGACGCAAGAGGTGCTCCACGCGGTGGTTGAATCTTCCCAGAGCCGCTCATGGGTTTCGATTCCGCGTGTGGACTGA
- a CDS encoding Dabb family protein, producing MVEHLVLFKVKAGVSEEAIEAMQDALRGLQSAIPGILEITVGANFSERSQGFTHGLLVRFQDRAALDTYIPHPAHEDARTNYILPIVEDVLVVDYEC from the coding sequence ATGGTCGAGCATTTGGTGCTGTTTAAGGTAAAAGCAGGCGTCAGCGAGGAGGCAATTGAAGCGATGCAAGACGCTCTCAGAGGCCTTCAAAGCGCTATTCCGGGCATTCTGGAGATCACTGTAGGGGCGAACTTCAGCGAGCGCAGCCAGGGGTTCACGCACGGTTTGCTCGTGCGATTCCAAGATCGAGCCGCGCTTGACACCTATATTCCTCATCCCGCCCATGAAGACGCCAGGACGAACTACATTCTTCCCATCGTCGAGGACGTGCTCGTCGTGGACTACGAGTGCTAG
- a CDS encoding enolase yields the protein MTITDVEQILLLVPFNEHHDLHMTRLSGDWRLVELCRIHTDSGLSGIGETVVEYTWGRPPDDLKERLIGSDPHRHLWDSTLGAGPEMALWDLVGKSAGVPVHRLLGEQVRSRVPISWWCLDMSPQEWAAEAEKALDQGYASMKLKGRPWRDIHAQLAALEAVIPKAMHLDIDFNSMLVDAGTAIPLLQELLAYVNVSIFETPIPQGDVTGNRQIRRHVPRPLAMHYGTPPIMTALQDDVCDGFVVGGSLAGVKESGTLAAVANKPFWLQLVGLGMTTAWAAHLGAVLPHAQWPAITCLHIWEHDLLTESFAVERGYMRVPEGPGLGISLDEDAVTRYRVDQKPNRPRQVFQIQWPDDFGEGAISTYAGYEHDLQQGFDLGHDPRFVRGSRMNIKNDDGTPAFAAAYSQAKES from the coding sequence ATGACAATTACAGATGTCGAACAGATTCTGCTCTTAGTGCCATTCAACGAGCACCACGATCTACACATGACGCGGTTGAGTGGTGATTGGCGGCTTGTCGAGCTTTGTCGCATTCACACGGACTCCGGCCTGAGCGGCATTGGCGAGACGGTAGTGGAGTACACCTGGGGCAGACCGCCGGACGATCTGAAGGAGCGACTTATTGGCTCAGACCCGCATCGGCACCTATGGGATTCGACGCTTGGCGCCGGCCCCGAGATGGCGCTCTGGGACCTGGTAGGAAAGTCTGCCGGCGTTCCGGTCCACCGGCTCCTCGGGGAGCAAGTGCGGTCACGCGTCCCCATTTCCTGGTGGTGCCTTGACATGTCGCCACAAGAATGGGCGGCCGAAGCGGAGAAAGCGCTGGATCAAGGCTATGCATCGATGAAGCTCAAGGGTCGCCCGTGGCGAGACATCCATGCACAACTTGCCGCGCTCGAGGCCGTCATTCCGAAAGCTATGCATCTGGACATAGACTTCAACAGCATGCTCGTGGATGCGGGCACGGCCATTCCGCTCTTGCAAGAGCTGCTTGCCTATGTGAATGTTTCGATATTCGAGACGCCGATTCCACAGGGCGACGTGACCGGCAACCGGCAAATTCGCAGGCATGTACCACGACCGCTGGCCATGCACTACGGTACGCCACCCATCATGACTGCACTGCAGGACGATGTTTGCGATGGCTTTGTCGTTGGCGGGAGTCTGGCAGGGGTGAAGGAGTCAGGTACGTTAGCTGCCGTTGCCAACAAGCCATTCTGGTTGCAGCTCGTTGGTTTGGGGATGACGACAGCGTGGGCGGCCCACCTCGGCGCGGTGCTCCCGCATGCACAGTGGCCGGCGATAACGTGTCTCCACATTTGGGAGCATGATCTCCTGACGGAGTCGTTTGCCGTAGAGCGCGGGTATATGCGAGTGCCTGAAGGCCCCGGCCTCGGCATCAGCCTAGATGAAGACGCAGTAACCCGATACCGGGTTGATCAGAAGCCCAACAGGCCGCGCCAGGTCTTTCAAATCCAGTGGCCGGATGACTTTGGGGAGGGGGCCATCAGCACATATGCCGGCTATGAGCACGACTTGCAGCAGGGATTCGACCTGGGCCACGATCCGCGATTCGTGCGCGGCTCGCGCATGAATATCAAAAACGACGATGGAACGCCAGCGTTTGCCGCGGCGTATTCGCAGGCCAAGGAAAGCTGA
- a CDS encoding DUF1854 domain-containing protein, which yields MQDTTVKGEELVHIADIGAGATDVAHIRLLRGPGGELRVEIAGERCLLRGKAVWAFPLSLKRFVSILDTKDKEFCLIENPDELDEESRRILMAALEDYYRVYRIRSVRAYRNEWRTSFWTVETDHGIREFVMRWELDSVLLPAEHEILIIDIDGNRFHIPDFRELDDNSKRIFDLLL from the coding sequence ATGCAAGACACGACAGTCAAAGGCGAAGAGCTTGTACACATCGCCGACATAGGCGCTGGCGCGACCGACGTGGCACACATTCGTCTTTTGCGCGGGCCGGGAGGCGAGTTAAGGGTCGAGATTGCCGGGGAGCGCTGCCTCCTGCGAGGCAAGGCAGTTTGGGCGTTTCCACTTTCGCTCAAGCGTTTCGTCTCAATACTCGATACGAAAGATAAGGAATTCTGCCTCATTGAGAATCCGGATGAGCTTGACGAGGAGTCGCGGCGCATTCTCATGGCGGCGTTGGAGGACTATTATCGGGTCTACCGCATCCGCTCCGTGCGCGCCTACCGCAATGAGTGGCGCACGTCGTTCTGGACGGTAGAAACGGATCACGGCATACGCGAGTTTGTCATGCGTTGGGAGCTGGATTCCGTGCTCTTGCCTGCAGAGCATGAGATACTTATCATTGATATTGACGGGAATCGCTTCCATATCCCCGACTTTCGTGAACTGGATGACAACAGCAAGCGAATTTTCGACCTGCTGCTCTAG
- a CDS encoding M23 family metallopeptidase produces the protein MAVEAVRDEDVVSHAGESEAHRATASAKAPRRSLILQLIGLVVFCGYSIFQIPRLVALALRSNALPLWMSTIAHRAAGHIVLLALGIVALWAAPFAAEQVTGRVLEEELDYYSSVPTFRASSVEAVFPDVIQRPMLLETTVVLRPRDEIFAYEVRGNDTLVDIAGRFRISLDTLLWANDIAIDHHLSLGDKLRIPPIDGVIYTVSRGDVLHELAETYESNPVAIAEYNRIGLSTTLVPGMELIIPHGILPEELRKSGGETQLSQREQPVAAFGEFRWPTQGTITQYFHSRHLALDIGNRTGTAIVAADAGQVVGAGWSPLGYGNRVVINHGNGWVTTYNHLSTFAVTVGDFVKAGEVIGKMGNTGYSSGPHLHFEALYLNRFRDPLSLLN, from the coding sequence ATGGCGGTTGAGGCAGTGCGTGATGAGGATGTCGTTTCACATGCGGGTGAGAGTGAAGCTCACAGGGCAACAGCATCTGCCAAGGCTCCGCGCCGCTCGTTGATTCTGCAGCTCATCGGCCTGGTAGTCTTCTGCGGCTATTCTATCTTTCAGATTCCGCGCCTTGTGGCGCTTGCCCTGCGTAGCAATGCCTTGCCGCTATGGATGAGCACCATTGCACATCGCGCCGCCGGCCACATCGTCTTGCTGGCTCTTGGGATAGTTGCGCTTTGGGCCGCACCATTCGCCGCCGAGCAGGTAACGGGACGCGTGCTCGAAGAGGAGCTTGACTACTACAGTTCAGTCCCCACTTTCCGTGCCAGTTCGGTCGAAGCGGTGTTTCCGGACGTAATACAGCGTCCCATGTTGCTGGAAACTACGGTAGTCTTGCGCCCGCGAGACGAGATTTTCGCCTACGAGGTGCGTGGCAACGACACACTCGTTGATATTGCCGGTCGGTTTCGCATTAGCCTGGATACATTGCTTTGGGCCAATGACATTGCCATCGACCACCATCTTTCACTTGGAGACAAGTTGAGAATTCCGCCCATTGATGGCGTGATTTACACCGTTTCCAGGGGTGATGTACTGCACGAATTGGCCGAAACGTACGAGAGCAATCCAGTTGCAATTGCGGAATACAACAGAATCGGCCTCTCAACAACCCTTGTACCGGGCATGGAATTGATCATCCCACACGGAATTCTGCCGGAGGAATTGCGAAAGTCCGGCGGGGAAACGCAACTCTCCCAACGTGAGCAACCGGTGGCGGCATTCGGTGAATTCCGGTGGCCGACACAGGGCACAATTACGCAGTACTTTCATTCTCGCCATCTAGCTCTGGACATTGGGAATCGCACAGGAACAGCAATTGTTGCTGCGGACGCCGGGCAGGTAGTAGGAGCCGGATGGAGCCCGCTTGGGTATGGCAATCGGGTCGTGATCAATCATGGCAACGGTTGGGTTACCACGTACAATCACTTGAGCACCTTTGCCGTAACCGTTGGCGACTTTGTAAAGGCCGGGGAGGTCATAGGGAAGATGGGTAACACAGGATACTCCTCAGGTCCGCATCTGCACTTTGAGGCGCTGTATCTCAACCGGTTCAGAGATCCGCTATCTCTGCTGAACTAA
- the pheA gene encoding prephenate dehydratase, whose amino-acid sequence MADLRQQIDALDREIVDRLQRRAALAIRVGVEKGDDVPIYVPERERQVLENVASRARDGLLESASLTAIYREVLSACRALERPTSVAYLGPENTFTHQASLQSFGSSAILQAAATVNHVFQLVETGETDYGVVPLENSTEGGVTPTLDSFVQYLDSPIQICGEVVLPIGHNLISNSPRDSIRVVYSHPQALAQCRGWLAEVLPHTDIVEVVSTAAAVSRVKNEPGAAAIGSELAAQAEDVSIVARSIQDRAENVTRFAILGKQLPSPTENDRTALLFSVIDQPGSLFNALGVFAKHDVNLTFILSRPSRRRTWDYYFFAILIGHPAQEPVRMALAELEKGCVLVRVLGAWPTPVASES is encoded by the coding sequence ATGGCGGACCTGCGTCAGCAGATTGACGCCCTTGACCGTGAGATCGTAGACCGGCTCCAACGCCGTGCGGCACTTGCCATACGTGTTGGCGTTGAGAAAGGCGATGACGTCCCCATCTATGTACCGGAACGCGAGCGGCAAGTGCTGGAAAACGTCGCATCCCGCGCGCGAGACGGCCTCTTAGAGAGCGCTTCGCTTACCGCCATCTATCGGGAAGTCCTCTCCGCATGCCGCGCATTGGAGAGGCCTACGAGCGTAGCATACTTGGGACCGGAGAACACCTTCACGCATCAGGCGTCCCTTCAGTCGTTTGGCAGTTCCGCCATTCTGCAGGCGGCGGCTACGGTGAATCATGTCTTTCAGCTTGTGGAAACGGGAGAGACCGATTACGGTGTTGTCCCTCTCGAGAACTCCACAGAAGGCGGTGTTACGCCTACGCTCGATTCTTTTGTACAGTACCTGGATAGCCCTATTCAGATTTGCGGCGAGGTGGTGTTGCCTATCGGCCACAATCTCATTTCGAATAGCCCCCGGGATTCAATTCGCGTGGTGTACTCGCATCCCCAGGCACTGGCGCAATGCCGCGGTTGGCTGGCTGAAGTGTTGCCTCACACGGACATTGTTGAGGTAGTGAGCACTGCCGCAGCAGTCTCAAGGGTCAAGAACGAGCCGGGAGCCGCTGCCATAGGCAGTGAACTCGCGGCGCAGGCAGAGGACGTCTCGATTGTTGCGCGCAGCATTCAGGACCGTGCCGAAAACGTTACGCGATTTGCCATCTTAGGTAAACAGCTACCCTCGCCCACGGAAAATGACCGCACCGCCTTGCTATTCAGTGTCATTGACCAGCCCGGATCCCTATTCAACGCTCTTGGAGTGTTCGCAAAACACGATGTAAATCTGACGTTTATCCTCTCCCGGCCATCCCGACGCCGAACATGGGACTACTACTTCTTTGCGATCCTCATCGGTCACCCTGCGCAGGAGCCTGTACGAATGGCACTGGCAGAACTCGAGAAGGGATGTGTGCTCGTTAGAGTGTTGGGCGCGTGGCCGACTCCTGTCGCTTCTGAGAGTTAG
- a CDS encoding ABC transporter ATP-binding protein produces MVVFDTLPPEIEAQWSELILPGEETLLVAMSDIRHDGRFGVRWMMLTNQRVVVLPHLSPGIDGAVSVDLAEISDARAEPLVGGGRLEVSRNGYFTPVIEYSSSLGAKFTEIARGIQQLAKDEPFAVSTDIPRARCQKCQALLPDRERNCPRCVRKMAVMLRIASYLKPYKGLAAILVLATLGRALVQLTPPLITQYLIDSVLVPRENFALLAWLVAALVAANLATSGLEVVGSWVGAWLSTRVIANMRAQLYQVLERMSLTFHNRKGQGNLLSLVTRDTESLNYFLIDGAPYMVVNSVMLLGVLVILLLMSWQVTLFVLLPVPFVVLGGTALVKRMRVLWSRVSQNWALLHGQLNESLLGIRVAKAFAQEEAEIGRFERRNEAVARATVHEARFWDSSFAILNFVTGAGVFIAWFAGGSAVIGGDLSLGTLIAFIQYLWMLYGPLQWFNRIYNWMSRALVGADRIFDVMDTPTEPFAQPGKLTPCPLRGEVEFRQVTFGYDKTKPVLKKVNLHVQPGEMVGLVGKSGAGKSTTAHLVCRFYEADHGAVLIDGIDIRDIELTCLRDQIGVVLQEPFLFSGTILENIRYSKPAAELPEVIAAARAANAHDFIVAKPEGYDTLVGERGNRLSVGEKQRVSIARAVLKDPRILILDEATASVDTETEFAIQQAISRLIKGRTTFAIAHRLSTLRNADRLVVMDDGAVAEIGTHDELLAKRGIYSKLVEMQRTVSRLRAVER; encoded by the coding sequence TTGGTTGTTTTTGACACGCTGCCTCCTGAAATCGAGGCCCAGTGGAGTGAATTGATCTTGCCCGGCGAGGAGACGCTCCTTGTCGCTATGTCGGACATCCGGCATGATGGTCGTTTCGGCGTGCGCTGGATGATGCTAACCAATCAGCGTGTCGTTGTGTTGCCTCACTTGTCACCGGGAATTGACGGCGCAGTGAGCGTGGACCTTGCCGAGATATCGGACGCCCGCGCAGAGCCACTTGTGGGCGGCGGTCGCCTTGAAGTTAGCCGGAACGGGTATTTCACGCCCGTCATCGAATACTCGAGCTCCCTGGGCGCAAAGTTCACCGAGATTGCCCGCGGCATACAACAGCTTGCCAAAGACGAGCCTTTCGCCGTTTCGACGGACATTCCTCGCGCACGCTGTCAGAAGTGCCAGGCACTCTTGCCGGACAGGGAACGCAACTGTCCTCGCTGCGTGCGCAAAATGGCGGTGATGCTGCGCATTGCCAGCTATTTAAAGCCCTATAAGGGCTTGGCAGCAATTCTGGTTCTTGCTACCCTGGGCCGCGCGCTTGTCCAGCTCACGCCTCCGCTTATCACGCAGTACTTGATTGACAGCGTACTTGTGCCTCGAGAGAACTTCGCCCTGCTTGCCTGGCTCGTAGCAGCGCTTGTTGCGGCAAACCTGGCAACCAGCGGTCTTGAAGTCGTCGGTAGTTGGGTTGGCGCGTGGCTGAGCACACGTGTAATTGCCAATATGCGCGCGCAACTCTATCAGGTCCTGGAACGTATGTCGCTGACATTCCATAATCGCAAAGGGCAGGGAAACCTGCTTTCACTTGTCACGCGGGATACCGAGAGTCTGAACTACTTTCTCATTGATGGCGCGCCCTATATGGTTGTCAATAGTGTCATGCTCTTGGGTGTGCTCGTCATTCTGCTCTTGATGAGTTGGCAGGTAACCCTCTTCGTCTTACTGCCGGTGCCGTTCGTCGTGCTGGGAGGTACAGCGCTGGTGAAGCGCATGCGCGTGCTGTGGTCGCGGGTTTCGCAGAACTGGGCGCTCTTGCATGGCCAGCTAAACGAATCGCTCCTCGGCATCCGCGTTGCCAAGGCCTTTGCGCAGGAAGAGGCCGAGATTGGCCGCTTCGAGCGCCGCAACGAAGCGGTTGCCAGGGCAACAGTCCATGAGGCGCGATTTTGGGATAGCTCCTTCGCGATACTGAATTTCGTCACCGGCGCGGGGGTTTTCATCGCTTGGTTCGCCGGTGGCAGCGCGGTGATCGGCGGTGATCTTTCGCTTGGAACGCTAATCGCTTTCATCCAATACCTTTGGATGCTCTACGGACCCTTGCAGTGGTTCAACCGGATCTACAACTGGATGTCGCGGGCACTGGTGGGGGCCGACCGCATTTTCGACGTCATGGACACGCCGACTGAACCCTTCGCGCAGCCGGGCAAGCTCACTCCCTGCCCGCTACGGGGAGAAGTGGAGTTTCGCCAGGTGACTTTTGGCTACGACAAGACGAAACCGGTGCTCAAGAAAGTAAATCTACACGTTCAGCCCGGCGAGATGGTCGGGTTGGTGGGAAAATCGGGAGCGGGCAAGAGCACGACGGCGCACCTGGTATGCCGCTTCTACGAGGCAGATCACGGCGCGGTGCTCATCGACGGCATAGACATTCGCGACATCGAGTTGACCTGCCTGCGGGACCAGATCGGCGTGGTGCTTCAGGAGCCGTTCCTCTTTAGCGGCACTATTCTTGAGAATATTCGCTACTCTAAGCCAGCGGCCGAATTGCCGGAGGTGATCGCCGCCGCCCGAGCGGCCAATGCCCATGACTTCATAGTGGCCAAGCCCGAGGGATACGATACGCTCGTGGGCGAGCGGGGCAATCGCCTGTCGGTTGGCGAGAAGCAGCGCGTTTCGATTGCGCGCGCGGTTCTCAAAGATCCGCGCATTCTCATTCTCGATGAAGCGACCGCATCGGTAGACACCGAAACGGAGTTCGCAATTCAGCAGGCCATCAGTCGTTTGATCAAGGGCCGCACGACTTTTGCCATAGCGCACCGGCTTTCCACACTGCGCAATGCGGACCGGCTCGTCGTTATGGATGATGGTGCTGTCGCTGAGATCGGCACGCACGATGAACTCCTGGCAAAGCGCGGCATATATTCCAAATTGGTTGAGATGCAGCGTACGGTTTCCCGTTTGCGGGCGGTTGAACGCTAG